The sequence agaactgaaaacaatcaaaaagctaaaattaagcaaattattagttcaattaaaggttcagttaagtaattgagagctcagttggaataaaacccagaagacacaggggtccaaGGACAGGGTTTGGGAAGCCCTGAATGCAGTACTATTTCATTGCACAAATCTACAATCATGTTTATAGTTAATTTACTCTCTCAGTTCAACTGATTTTTAAAAAGCTTCCTAAATACTGTCACGCATTCTTTTTACAGTTTTGAAGAGCGTTCCTTCGGAGCTGTGGCGTGATGTGTTGAACGAGATTAAAGACGCCTGCACCAGGACTGAAAATGCTTCAGGTAAAACAGGGTGTAAACtacaactaaaataaacaagTACGCCAGTGctcactaaaaaaagaaaaaaagaaaaaatcctcTGAATtgtcagctgtttaatttaggtttaaacaaaCTTGCTTAATATCACTCTGGTTAATATCACACCCTGTTTATTATCACCATTTTGAAATGTCCCGTCCGCCAATGGAAAcaggctcctgataatatcactgtaGTTGATGTCACACTGCGCTTCATATCAAGGGAATGTAACACAGTCATAGAATTGTAGCCTTGTGGTCACATGACCACCCAGCTTGACTTGTGGAGATCAAAGGTGTgtgctcagtgttttaaaatgaaagagtCTCGGAAacgaaaagatttaaacagagcCGTGAAGGCTGAAATAATTGCTCTATCAGTCAATGATCTTAAAGATTCTTAAAAATAGCAATGCAATTTTGGGTGCCGATCACAACTCTCTAGTGGCTTCTACTACTAAAAGAATCCATACAGGAAAGCACGAGGAGTTAGAGAACTTGTTACTGTGGTCGTTTGGTTTGTTCGGTTATTGACAAACTCCTGATAATGCCAAGTCTAATTGTCtcaatgtagggcagcagtgtggagtagtggttagggctgtggactcttgaccggagggttgtgggttcaatcccaggtgggggacactgctgctgtacccttgagcaagatactttacctagattgctccagtaaaaacccaactgtataaatggggaattgtatgtaaaaataatgtgatatcttgtaacaattgtaagtcgccctggataagggcgtctgctaagaaataaataataataataataataaaaaaatagtatgCTCAGTCCCTTTGAAGGGGATTTGACTGGACTTTTTTTCCATGCATTGTACAtgaatactccatgaacattccTGGAACGGGTGTAAACAATTCACTTGACCCTTCAGGGGCTCATCCGGGTAATTCATACAATTACTACAGTTCTCAATGAAACCTCATGAAGTATCCTCTACATGCCCCCTGATTCTGTCGCTCTGAATAACTAGTGCTGAAGAATGCCCTTAGCAAGCTTCACTGGAAACTGGTGCTTCTCTCCACATACAGAGatctatttaattgatctaaacagaagATACCTTAATATGCTAATGTTCAATATTAAAAACAGGATCAATGCTGGCTGACACAATTACAGCggactcactctctctcacacacacacacacacacacacacacacacacacacacacacactgagagatgtTGGTTTTCACACTGTGCCCTTTCTATTAATGATTGAATCGATTGATTGAGATCCAgccgtttagatcaattgaagagACCCCACAGTAAGTAATACTAAAGTGTGAGTCACGTACGTGTCTGGGGATACACATGTTGAAAGcctgtcctctctctctgtgcagggTACACATGCCAGCCATGTTCTGCAGGGTGGCACCACAGTGGCAGCTGCTACTACTTTTCAAAGCAGACCAAAAACTGGATGGAGTCCAAAGATGAGTGCGAAAGGAAAGCCTCTCATCTGATTATCATTAAGGACCAGGACCAACTGGTAAATAAGACAGCTTTTTAATGAGGCACTGCTAGGGGATTAACCATGATGCCAAACACACCTCTCAGAGTAATTACAATCTCAGATCTCAGGCTGTTCTAAGTTTCACAATTCCTAAAGACCGTAGGGAATTTGGGGAAAAAAGGCATTCAGTTTGCTTGGAATAAACTTTTGGATGAACTGAAACTCAGTGTGTTGATATCTCTAAAGGAACTGAAACCAAAAATGTATGTAGGCcgatgctttttaaattatttttgtaattttgtttaacTTATTTGTATAGGTTGTGGTCATTTGAACTTCTGTTTTTTGTATGGTATGACACCTTCTTGATCTGTCTCCCCTTGAAAAAGATCTCAATCTCAACGGGACTTTCCtagttaaagaaagaaagaaattattcAAACACAAACGCTTTATACTCTGAAGTGTACAATACTTAAAAGGTAAGTCTTTACGCTGCGTCACctgaccacacacacacgcacacacatactagGAACCTTCACAGCATGTTCAGGTTTCACTCTGTGAAGCTGACACTTTATCAAGGTCTTGTACCGAGAAGCTTGTGAAATGTGAACACTCACAACACAGAGCTGTGTCAGATCTAGTAATGGTAAGCCACAACTTAGGAGACTTCAGGGtcgttaatgattttttttttttttttttttacaaaaatacccACAAAAATGCGGGTGTTTACTTTACAGGACTTTGTATTTGGCCAGATGAAAGGCAACAATTTCTGGATTGGACTAAGCGACAAAGACATTGAAGGAAACTGGATTTGGGTAGACGGTTCCAACGTTACAATACCGTAAGTCATTTCTGTCAGGTCACAAATTGAACCACACACTTTAAGCATTCATTCATACAACTTATATGTTATTATCACATGGTTCAAGGTTTTACCAGGATACAACTCTGCACTTTTTCCCCCAATTCTTTCCCCAGATTTTGGAGTAGCGGTGAGCCAAACAATGCTAATACAAATGAAGACTGCGTCGAGGTTTTACCGAACCAGGCGACATGGAACGACATTTCATGCGATCAACTCAAACACTTTGTTTGTGAAAAGAAAGCAGTGGCgtttttcatttaattaatgACAAATCGTAATGGTACAGAACTAGCTATGCTGCTGCGTTAATGTTCGAACTAGTTTCTTGCTTGCTCTTTCTTGTTACAGTCATTTCAGAATTGGTCTTTGTCCTTGAACGGTGGACTGTTTCAGCACAGACGCAGCCATTTGAGTTCAGTGCCTGATTTATTTTATTCCTAATTTTCTACAAAATGTCCAGTTCCTctcaacagctcaggagacctaAAGGTCAGCGGTTTTTACTTCCAGTTGTATAAATAACCATTTTAAAAGATCTGAGGGTAGTGGTGTAGAAATGATTGATGTGTGAATAATTTTACAGTGATGTGTTCTGGAAGTTATTTAAAActtattaacatgttttcttgttcATTTAATTCATTtccaatgtttaaaataaataaataaataaactgttttatttatattgttttgtgtttgtatattatttttaaaaagcttttgtgttacgtgtgtgtTTGAGAGCTGAGAAGATATAAGATGTAATAACTACTGTAGTTTG is a genomic window of Acipenser ruthenus chromosome 34, fAciRut3.2 maternal haplotype, whole genome shotgun sequence containing:
- the LOC117402000 gene encoding C-type lectin domain family 17, member A-like isoform X2; this translates as MAKEQFYVIRNPTTGKISEDTSKKEKPKRGENLSSSAECQSDRRGWVLTVILLVVLSFILLVVMATKFSGVKHEQKRLDKEAMKCRSEGSVLFQEMEKLQNDSSSNLAEFQSVLKSVPSELWRDVLNEIKDACTRTENASGYTCQPCSAGWHHSGSCYYFSKQTKNWMESKDECERKASHLIIIKDQDQLDFVFGQMKGNNFWIGLSDKDIEGNWIWVDGSNVTIPFWSSGEPNNANTNEDCVEVLPNQATWNDISCDQLKHFVCEKKAVAFFI
- the LOC117402000 gene encoding low affinity immunoglobulin epsilon Fc receptor-like isoform X1, translating into MAKEQFYVIRNPTTGKISEDTSKKEKPKRGENLSSSAECQSDRRGWVLTVILLVVLSFILLVVMATKFSGVKHEQKRLDKEAMKCRSEVKAFNLNIAKNQKQVAHQLEEMEANRSVLFQEMEKLQNDSSSNLAEFQSVLKSVPSELWRDVLNEIKDACTRTENASGYTCQPCSAGWHHSGSCYYFSKQTKNWMESKDECERKASHLIIIKDQDQLDFVFGQMKGNNFWIGLSDKDIEGNWIWVDGSNVTIPFWSSGEPNNANTNEDCVEVLPNQATWNDISCDQLKHFVCEKKAVAFFI